A single window of Desulfovibrio inopinatus DSM 10711 DNA harbors:
- a CDS encoding transposase: MNASLIISWNIKLIIQPPYSPELNPVEHIWDEVKETYFHNRVFDDLASLENHLVSSLSNLETDHKRVKSIVAWQWIIKAISN, encoded by the coding sequence ATGAACGCATCCTTGATCATTTCATGGAATATCAAACTCATTATACAACCACCATATTCTCCAGAACTCAACCCCGTGGAGCATATATGGGACGAAGTAAAAGAAACATACTTTCACAATAGAGTATTTGATGATCTTGCCAGCTTGGAAAATCATCTTGTCAGCTCACTCTCAAATCTTGAGACTGACCATAAACGAGTCAAATCCATTGTAGCTTGGCAATGGATCATTAAAGCTATTTCGAATTAG